The Streptomyces sp. Alt3 genome has a segment encoding these proteins:
- a CDS encoding ThiF family adenylyltransferase, whose protein sequence is MHLMLKPALRRAWRGRSTVQFGVTPAHAVTLGPMDIATGSFLELLDGTRGLPLLREEARALDLSDRHVDILVSRLTEAGLLDDPDAGGPEADALRLRAEAVERQRPDAAALSVIHPAPGSGLRRLAARRAMRVQVRGAGRVGAAIAAVLSGSGVGHVEVLDGGRTEPWDVAPGGLPASSVGERRDTAARQLVRRSAVGGPPPRPGGASTAPACGEPALSLIVVAPRDGLSVYAPDPEVAAPWIASGTPHLYAGVIEATGVVGPLVLPGGTGCAGCLALNRAEADPQWPRMLAQWKSGRRTCVQACDLGLATAVAGLAAAHALSFLDGELPAGTGTRWEAAMPLLDWRSERLAPHPDCPCGAAGHTEVELTSAAAATQDTMAG, encoded by the coding sequence ATGCATCTCATGCTGAAGCCCGCACTCCGCCGGGCCTGGCGTGGACGGAGCACCGTGCAATTCGGCGTGACGCCTGCGCACGCGGTAACGCTGGGGCCGATGGATATCGCCACCGGCAGCTTTCTGGAACTGCTCGACGGAACACGCGGACTTCCTCTGCTGCGCGAGGAGGCCAGGGCCCTGGACCTGTCGGACCGACACGTGGACATTCTGGTGTCACGCCTCACGGAAGCCGGCCTGCTGGACGATCCGGACGCCGGCGGCCCGGAGGCCGACGCCTTACGGCTTCGCGCCGAGGCCGTCGAGCGGCAGCGTCCCGACGCGGCGGCCCTCTCCGTCATCCATCCGGCGCCCGGCAGCGGGCTGCGCAGACTCGCGGCCCGGCGCGCGATGCGGGTCCAGGTGCGCGGTGCGGGCAGGGTGGGCGCGGCCATCGCCGCGGTGCTGTCCGGGTCGGGCGTGGGCCATGTGGAGGTCCTCGACGGGGGCCGCACGGAACCCTGGGACGTGGCGCCGGGCGGACTCCCCGCGTCGTCGGTCGGGGAACGCCGGGACACCGCGGCCCGGCAGCTGGTGCGCAGATCGGCGGTCGGCGGGCCGCCCCCGCGTCCGGGCGGGGCGAGCACGGCTCCGGCATGCGGTGAGCCTGCCCTGTCCCTGATCGTGGTGGCGCCCAGGGACGGCCTCTCCGTCTACGCCCCAGATCCGGAGGTCGCCGCACCGTGGATCGCTTCGGGGACGCCGCATCTCTACGCCGGTGTCATCGAGGCCACGGGAGTGGTCGGTCCGCTGGTGCTGCCCGGAGGCACCGGCTGTGCGGGCTGCCTGGCCCTGAACCGTGCGGAGGCCGACCCGCAGTGGCCGCGGATGCTCGCCCAGTGGAAGTCCGGGCGGCGCACCTGCGTGCAGGCCTGTGACCTGGGGCTGGCCACAGCGGTGGCCGGTCTCGCCGCAGCCCACGCGCTGTCCTTCCTCGACGGAGAACTCCCCGCCGGCACGGGGACACGCTGGGAGGCCGCCATGCCTCTGCTGGACTGGCGGTCGGAGCGGCTGGCGCCGCACCCCGACTGCCCCTGCGGCGCCGCCGGGCACACTGAGGTGGAGCTCACCTCCGCGGCCGCCGCCACGCAGGACACAATGGCCGGGTGA
- a CDS encoding ABC1 kinase family protein — protein MSDLPRKAVTRTAKLAALPLGFAGRATWGLGKRIGGKSAEIVAREVQQRTADQLFKVLGELKGGAMKLGQALSVFESALPEDVAGPYRAALTKLQEAAPPMPTRTVHGVLAERFGEDWRELFTEFEDQPSAAASIGQVHRAVWHDGRDVAVKVQYPGAGEALLSDLTQLSRFARLLGPLVPGMDIKPLITELRDRVSEELDYELEAMAQREHAAEFEDDPDVVIPGVVHQSDQVLVTEWIEGIPLSEVIADGTAQQRDRAGQLLARFLFSGPARTGLLHADPHPGNFRLLPPAELPADGTEEQAGGDGMWRLGVLDFGTVDRLPGGLPGTIGDALRMTLDGDADAVYAMLREAGFVKESIELEPDAVLAYLLPIIEPAQADEFTFTRSWLRSQAARIADPRSPAHQLGKQLNLPPSYLLIHRVTLSTIGVLCQLGATVRLRDELESWLPGFLPEREPDEAGAEERTAEGYSAQDDTPVEV, from the coding sequence ATGTCTGATCTTCCCCGGAAGGCGGTCACCCGTACCGCGAAGCTGGCAGCTCTGCCGCTCGGCTTCGCCGGGCGTGCCACCTGGGGCCTGGGCAAGCGGATCGGCGGCAAGTCCGCCGAGATCGTCGCCCGCGAGGTCCAGCAGCGCACGGCGGATCAGCTCTTCAAGGTGCTCGGGGAGTTGAAGGGCGGTGCGATGAAGCTCGGGCAGGCGCTGTCCGTCTTCGAATCCGCGTTGCCCGAAGATGTCGCGGGCCCCTACCGTGCGGCGCTGACGAAACTGCAGGAGGCCGCACCGCCCATGCCGACCCGCACCGTTCACGGGGTACTGGCGGAGCGGTTCGGCGAGGACTGGCGGGAGCTGTTCACCGAATTCGAGGACCAGCCCTCCGCCGCGGCCTCGATCGGACAGGTCCACCGTGCCGTCTGGCACGACGGACGCGATGTCGCCGTGAAGGTCCAGTACCCGGGCGCGGGCGAGGCGTTGCTGTCGGATCTCACCCAGCTCAGCCGCTTCGCACGGCTTCTCGGCCCCTTGGTGCCCGGCATGGACATCAAACCGCTCATCACGGAGCTCCGCGACCGGGTCTCCGAGGAACTGGACTACGAGCTCGAGGCCATGGCCCAGCGTGAGCACGCGGCCGAGTTCGAGGACGATCCGGATGTGGTGATCCCGGGAGTGGTGCATCAGTCGGATCAGGTGCTGGTCACGGAGTGGATCGAGGGGATCCCCCTGTCGGAGGTGATCGCCGACGGCACTGCGCAGCAGCGGGACCGCGCGGGGCAGTTGCTGGCGCGGTTCCTCTTCTCCGGGCCGGCGCGCACGGGTCTGCTCCACGCGGACCCCCACCCCGGCAATTTCCGGCTGCTGCCCCCTGCGGAGCTGCCGGCCGACGGGACGGAGGAGCAGGCCGGAGGCGACGGCATGTGGCGCCTGGGAGTGCTGGACTTCGGCACGGTGGACCGGCTGCCGGGCGGTTTGCCGGGGACCATCGGCGACGCCCTGCGGATGACGCTGGACGGGGACGCCGACGCCGTCTACGCGATGCTTCGCGAGGCGGGGTTCGTCAAGGAGTCGATCGAGCTCGAACCGGACGCCGTACTCGCCTATCTGCTCCCCATCATCGAGCCGGCCCAGGCGGACGAGTTCACCTTCACCCGATCCTGGCTGCGCAGCCAGGCCGCCCGGATCGCCGACCCGCGCTCCCCCGCACACCAGTTGGGCAAGCAGCTGAACCTGCCCCCCTCGTACCTGCTGATACACCGCGTGACCTTGAGCACGATCGGGGTGCTGTGCCAGCTGGGTGCGACCGTCCGGCTGCGGGACGAACTGGAGTCCTGGCTGCCGGGGTTCCTCCCGGAGCGCGAACCGGACGAGGCCGGCGCCGAGGAGCGTACGGCGGAGGGGTACAGCGCCCAGGACGATACGCCGGTAGAGGTGTAG
- a CDS encoding WhiB family transcriptional regulator, which yields MQLETHAPSVPPSDTISPPGLTEDSTLIPLTALTALDDAIENLGVPVPCRSYDPEVFFAESPADVEYAKSLCRTCPLVEACLAGAKERREPWGVWGGELFVQGVVVARKRPRGRPRKNPVAA from the coding sequence GTGCAACTCGAGACGCACGCCCCGTCCGTACCGCCTTCCGACACGATCTCCCCGCCCGGCCTCACGGAGGACTCCACCTTGATCCCCCTCACCGCGCTCACCGCGCTCGACGACGCCATCGAGAACCTCGGCGTACCCGTTCCCTGTCGTTCCTACGACCCGGAGGTGTTCTTCGCCGAGTCCCCCGCGGACGTCGAGTACGCGAAGTCCCTCTGCCGGACCTGCCCTCTGGTCGAGGCCTGCCTCGCGGGGGCCAAGGAGCGGCGCGAGCCGTGGGGCGTCTGGGGTGGCGAGCTCTTCGTGCAGGGCGTCGTCGTCGCCCGGAAGCGTCCGCGTGGCCGTCCCCGCAAGAACCCGGTCGCGGCGTGA
- a CDS encoding ATP-dependent DNA helicase UvrD2 has translation MTAATHSTLFPQVPDSADAVLDGLDPEQREVALALGGPVCVLAGAGTGKTRAITHRIAYGVRAGILQPTTVLAVTFTNRAAGEMRGRLRQLGATGVQARTFHSAALRQLQYFWPKAVGGELPRLVERKVQLVAEAAARCGIRLDRNELRDATSEIEWAKVTQTVPADYPAAVAKTQRDAPRDPAELSQIYAMYEQLKRDRSVIDFEDVLLLTVGILQDRHDIADHVRRQYQHFVVDEYQDVSPLQQRLLDLWLGDRDDLCVVGDAGQTIYSFTGATPDHLLNFRTRHPDATVVKLVRDYRSTPQVVHLANGLLSQARGKAAEHRLELVSQRDKGPEPVYAEYTDEPAEAEGTARRIRDLIAAGVPAGEIAVLYRVNSQSEVYEQALADAGVPYQLRGAERFFDRPEVREAGVALRGAARAGGNDSLLDGADDLPSEVRAVLSTKGWTSKPPTGSGAVRDRWESLAALVRLAEDFEQARPGATLSDLVAELDERAAAQHAPTVQGVTLASLHSAKGLEWDAAFVVGLTEGMMPIAYAKTDEQVEEERRLLYVGVTRARFHLSLSWALSRSPGGRGNRRATRFLNGLRPGSAAVGARGGAGGSGGIDRGSRTGTAGAGAETPARPARRGPVRCRVCGRTLTEAGEMKLMRCEDCPSDMDEGLYERLREWRADRAKEISQPAYCVFTDKTLMAIAEAAPDSERELVVIAGVGNRKLTRFGADVLAICAGRTARHEQAEGDGEV, from the coding sequence GTGACAGCAGCAACGCATTCCACCCTCTTCCCACAGGTCCCCGACTCCGCGGACGCCGTGCTGGACGGGCTCGACCCGGAGCAGCGCGAGGTCGCGCTGGCCCTCGGAGGACCCGTGTGCGTGCTGGCCGGAGCAGGTACGGGCAAGACGCGGGCGATCACGCACCGCATCGCCTACGGGGTGCGTGCCGGGATCCTCCAGCCGACCACCGTGCTCGCCGTCACCTTCACCAACCGGGCGGCGGGCGAGATGCGGGGCCGGCTTCGCCAGCTCGGCGCGACGGGTGTGCAGGCCCGGACCTTCCACTCCGCGGCCCTGCGCCAGCTGCAGTACTTCTGGCCGAAAGCAGTCGGTGGTGAGCTTCCGCGTCTCGTGGAGCGCAAGGTGCAGCTGGTCGCCGAGGCCGCCGCACGCTGCGGGATCCGGCTCGACCGCAACGAGCTGCGGGACGCCACCAGCGAGATCGAGTGGGCCAAGGTCACCCAGACGGTGCCCGCGGACTACCCGGCAGCGGTCGCGAAGACCCAGCGGGACGCGCCGCGCGACCCGGCCGAGCTCTCGCAGATCTACGCGATGTACGAGCAGCTGAAGCGCGACCGCTCGGTGATCGACTTCGAGGACGTGCTGCTGCTCACGGTCGGCATCCTCCAGGACCGGCACGACATCGCCGATCATGTGCGCCGGCAGTACCAGCACTTCGTCGTCGACGAGTACCAGGACGTCAGTCCCCTCCAGCAGCGGCTCCTGGACCTCTGGCTCGGTGACCGGGACGACCTCTGCGTCGTCGGCGACGCGGGCCAGACGATCTACTCCTTCACCGGTGCCACCCCCGACCACCTGCTGAACTTCCGCACCCGTCATCCGGACGCCACGGTGGTCAAGCTGGTGCGGGACTACCGCTCCACCCCTCAGGTCGTCCACCTGGCCAACGGTCTGCTGAGCCAGGCCCGGGGCAAGGCGGCCGAACACCGGCTGGAGCTGGTCTCGCAGCGTGACAAGGGCCCCGAACCCGTCTACGCGGAGTACACGGACGAGCCCGCTGAGGCCGAGGGCACCGCACGACGGATCCGTGACCTGATCGCCGCCGGGGTGCCGGCGGGGGAGATCGCCGTGCTGTACAGGGTCAACTCCCAGTCCGAGGTCTACGAGCAGGCCCTCGCGGACGCGGGTGTGCCCTACCAGCTGCGCGGTGCCGAGCGCTTCTTCGACCGTCCCGAGGTGCGGGAGGCGGGTGTCGCCCTGCGCGGCGCAGCGCGCGCGGGAGGCAACGACTCGCTGCTCGACGGGGCGGACGACCTGCCGTCCGAGGTGCGGGCGGTGCTCTCCACCAAGGGCTGGACCTCCAAGCCGCCCACCGGCTCCGGGGCGGTGCGTGACCGCTGGGAGTCCCTCGCCGCGCTGGTGCGGCTGGCGGAGGACTTCGAACAGGCCAGGCCGGGCGCGACGCTCTCGGATCTCGTGGCCGAGCTCGACGAGCGGGCCGCCGCCCAGCACGCCCCCACGGTGCAGGGCGTCACGCTGGCTTCGCTGCACTCCGCAAAGGGCCTGGAGTGGGACGCCGCGTTCGTCGTCGGGCTCACCGAGGGCATGATGCCGATCGCCTACGCCAAAACGGACGAACAGGTCGAGGAGGAACGCCGGCTGCTGTACGTCGGCGTCACCCGGGCCCGCTTCCACCTGTCGCTGTCCTGGGCCCTGTCCCGTTCGCCGGGCGGCCGCGGGAACCGCAGGGCTACCCGCTTCCTCAACGGGCTGCGGCCCGGCTCGGCCGCGGTCGGCGCCCGGGGCGGAGCCGGAGGGAGCGGTGGCATCGACCGCGGCTCACGTACGGGTACGGCAGGTGCCGGTGCCGAGACGCCCGCCCGGCCCGCCAGGAGGGGCCCGGTGCGATGCAGGGTGTGCGGCAGGACGCTCACCGAAGCCGGTGAGATGAAACTGATGCGCTGCGAGGACTGTCCCTCGGACATGGACGAGGGGCTCTACGAGCGGCTGCGTGAGTGGCGCGCGGACCGGGCGAAGGAGATCAGTCAGCCCGCCTACTGCGTCTTCACCGACAAGACGCTGATGGCCATCGCGGAGGCGGCACCGGACAGCGAGCGTGAGCTCGTCGTCATCGCCGGTGTCGGGAACCGGAAGCTGACCAGGTTCGGGGCCGATGTCCTCGCCATCTGCGCAGGTCGGACAGCGCGGCATGAGCAGGCGGAGGGCGACGGCGAGGTGTGA
- a CDS encoding mycoredoxin, which yields MPGTVTMYSTTWCGYCRRLKGQMDREGIAYTEVNIEHDPDSAAFVEKANGGNQTVPTVLFPDGSTLTNPSLAQVKQKIGA from the coding sequence ATGCCGGGCACTGTGACGATGTACAGCACCACGTGGTGCGGCTACTGCCGCCGGCTCAAGGGGCAGATGGATCGCGAGGGCATCGCGTACACCGAGGTCAACATCGAGCACGACCCGGATTCGGCGGCTTTCGTGGAGAAGGCGAATGGCGGGAACCAGACGGTACCGACCGTGCTCTTCCCCGACGGTTCGACGCTGACGAACCCCTCGCTGGCCCAGGTCAAGCAGAAGATCGGCGCCTGA
- a CDS encoding phosphotransferase enzyme family protein, with translation MTTGDGADGEALAGGMANAGDVFRRGALVDRPAPRHAPALHAHLLALREHGFDAAPIPVGPTADGREQLTFVPGDVALPPFPPWVMTTAALESVGALLRRLHEAGASVAAAPDVEWPRDLADPEGGPVVCHNDVCPENVVFRDGRAAALIDFDLAAPGRPLCDVAMAARYWVPMLDTLSAAALYPDAPDVPARLRVLADGYGLAPAERAELPGVIEQATEICRAFVARRVADGDPVYREALADRGGWRRWDRVQAWLAAHRGMFADALSD, from the coding sequence ATGACGACCGGGGACGGGGCGGACGGCGAGGCGCTGGCGGGAGGCATGGCGAACGCGGGGGACGTCTTCCGCCGGGGCGCCCTGGTGGATCGCCCGGCACCGCGCCACGCACCCGCTCTCCATGCCCACCTCCTCGCGCTGAGGGAGCACGGCTTCGACGCCGCTCCGATCCCCGTGGGACCGACCGCCGACGGCCGGGAGCAGCTGACCTTCGTCCCCGGTGACGTGGCCCTGCCGCCGTTCCCGCCGTGGGTGATGACGACGGCCGCCCTCGAATCGGTGGGGGCCCTGCTGCGACGCCTGCACGAGGCCGGTGCGTCCGTCGCTGCCGCACCGGACGTCGAGTGGCCCCGGGACCTCGCCGATCCGGAAGGGGGACCGGTGGTGTGCCACAACGACGTGTGCCCGGAGAACGTCGTCTTCCGCGACGGCCGCGCCGCCGCCCTGATCGACTTCGACCTGGCGGCACCCGGCCGGCCCCTCTGTGACGTCGCCATGGCCGCCCGCTACTGGGTGCCCATGCTCGATACCCTGTCTGCGGCGGCGCTGTACCCGGACGCACCGGACGTGCCCGCGCGGCTGCGGGTCCTGGCCGACGGCTACGGCCTGGCGCCTGCCGAGCGGGCCGAACTGCCCGGCGTGATCGAACAGGCCACGGAGATCTGCCGTGCCTTCGTCGCCCGACGCGTGGCCGACGGCGATCCCGTCTACCGCGAGGCGCTGGCCGACCGTGGCGGATGGCGGCGCTGGGACCGTGTGCAGGCCTGGCTGGCAGCGCACCGCGGGATGTTCGCGGACGCCCTGTCGGACTGA
- the nudC gene encoding NAD(+) diphosphatase, with translation MSTFDNASPDRPIGLTAPSGIDRAAHHRLDEAWLAAAWSHPTTRVFVVSGGQALIDDTPEGGTELVMTPAFEAPVTETHRYFLGTDEDGVRYFALQKDSLPGRMDQSARPAGLREAGMLLGPRDAGLMVHAVALENWQRLHRFCSRCGERTVIAAAGHIRRCQACGAEHYPRTDPAVIMLVTDDQDRALLGRQVHWPEGRFSTLAGFVEPGESIEQSVAREVFEEAGVTIGEVEYIASQPWPFPSSLMLGFMARAVTSEITVDGEEIEEARWFSREDLTAAFDSGEVLPPFGVSIAARLIELWYGKPLPRPGGAG, from the coding sequence GTGAGCACCTTCGACAACGCCAGCCCAGACCGCCCGATCGGTCTCACCGCGCCGAGCGGCATCGACCGCGCGGCGCACCACCGGCTCGACGAGGCCTGGCTCGCCGCGGCCTGGAGCCACCCGACGACCAGAGTCTTCGTCGTCTCCGGGGGACAGGCGCTCATCGACGACACCCCCGAAGGCGGCACCGAGCTCGTCATGACCCCGGCCTTCGAGGCACCGGTCACCGAGACCCACCGCTACTTCCTCGGCACCGACGAGGACGGCGTACGCTACTTCGCGCTCCAGAAGGACTCCCTCCCGGGCCGCATGGACCAGTCCGCCCGGCCGGCCGGGCTGCGCGAGGCCGGGATGCTCCTCGGCCCGCGCGACGCCGGCCTGATGGTGCACGCGGTGGCCCTCGAGAACTGGCAGCGGCTGCACCGCTTCTGCTCACGCTGCGGCGAGCGCACCGTGATCGCGGCCGCCGGGCACATCCGCCGCTGCCAGGCGTGCGGTGCGGAGCACTACCCGCGCACCGACCCCGCCGTGATCATGCTGGTCACGGACGACCAGGACCGTGCCCTGCTGGGACGCCAGGTGCACTGGCCCGAGGGCCGGTTCTCGACCCTCGCCGGTTTCGTGGAGCCGGGGGAGTCGATCGAGCAGTCCGTCGCCCGCGAGGTGTTCGAGGAGGCGGGGGTCACCATCGGCGAGGTCGAGTACATCGCCAGCCAGCCCTGGCCGTTCCCCTCCAGCCTGATGCTCGGCTTCATGGCCCGCGCCGTGACCTCGGAGATCACCGTGGACGGCGAGGAGATCGAGGAGGCCCGCTGGTTCTCCCGCGAGGACCTGACCGCGGCCTTCGACTCCGGCGAGGTGCTGCCGCCCTTCGGCGTCTCGATCGCGGCCCGCCTGATCGAGCTCTGGTACGGCAAGCCGCTCCCGAGGCCGGGCGGAGCGGGCTGA
- a CDS encoding dipeptidase has translation MSDTPDSAVRTYTEQHRAAFLDDLAEWLRIPSVSAQPEHDGDVRRSARWLSGKLAETGFPVTEIWETPGAPAVFAEWPSQDPDAPVVLVYGHHDVQPAAREDGWSTDPFDPVIRDGRMYGRGAADDKGQVFFHTLGVRAHLAATGRTTPAVHLKLLVEGEEESGSPHFRALAEERAGRLAADVVIVSDTGMWDENTPTVCTGMRGLAECEIELSGPGQDIHSGSFGGAVPNPATELARLVAALHDTEGRVAVPGFYDGVAELTGTERALFAELPFDEETWLRTAASRATAGEAGYSTLERVWARPTAEVNGIGGGYQGAGSKTVIPSSALVKLSFRLVAGQDPDRIQEAVRAWAEDRIPAGIRHRITFAPATRPCLTPLDHPALQAVARAMGRAFGTKILFTREGGSGPAADLQDVLGAPVLFLGISVPSDGWHGPDEKVELDLLLKGVETAAHLWSELADALR, from the coding sequence ATGAGCGACACCCCGGACAGCGCCGTCCGTACGTACACCGAGCAGCACCGCGCGGCCTTTCTCGACGACCTCGCCGAGTGGCTGCGCATCCCGTCCGTGTCCGCTCAGCCGGAACACGACGGGGACGTACGGCGCAGCGCCCGGTGGCTGTCCGGCAAGCTCGCGGAGACCGGCTTCCCGGTCACCGAGATCTGGGAGACGCCCGGCGCCCCCGCGGTCTTCGCCGAGTGGCCGTCCCAGGACCCGGACGCACCCGTCGTCCTCGTCTACGGCCACCACGACGTGCAGCCCGCGGCCCGTGAGGACGGCTGGAGCACCGACCCGTTCGACCCGGTGATCCGCGACGGCAGGATGTACGGACGCGGCGCCGCCGACGACAAGGGCCAGGTGTTCTTCCACACACTCGGCGTCCGCGCCCACCTCGCCGCGACCGGCCGCACGACCCCCGCCGTCCACCTCAAGCTCCTCGTCGAGGGCGAGGAGGAGTCCGGATCGCCGCATTTCCGCGCGCTGGCCGAGGAGCGTGCCGGCCGCCTCGCCGCCGACGTCGTGATCGTCTCCGACACCGGCATGTGGGACGAGAACACCCCCACCGTCTGCACCGGCATGCGGGGCCTCGCGGAATGCGAGATCGAGCTGTCCGGTCCCGGCCAGGACATCCACTCCGGGTCCTTCGGCGGCGCCGTCCCCAACCCCGCGACCGAGCTGGCCCGCCTGGTCGCGGCTCTCCACGACACGGAGGGCAGGGTCGCGGTCCCCGGCTTCTACGACGGGGTCGCCGAACTCACCGGGACCGAGCGCGCACTCTTCGCCGAACTGCCCTTCGACGAGGAGACCTGGCTGCGCACGGCCGCCTCGCGGGCCACAGCGGGCGAGGCGGGGTACTCCACCCTCGAACGCGTCTGGGCCCGCCCCACCGCCGAGGTCAACGGCATCGGCGGCGGCTACCAGGGGGCCGGCAGCAAGACCGTCATCCCCTCGTCGGCCCTCGTGAAGCTGAGCTTCCGGCTGGTCGCCGGCCAGGACCCGGACCGGATCCAGGAAGCGGTCCGCGCCTGGGCGGAGGACCGCATACCGGCCGGAATCCGCCACCGGATCACCTTCGCCCCCGCCACACGCCCCTGTCTGACGCCCCTGGACCACCCCGCCCTCCAGGCGGTGGCCCGTGCCATGGGCCGGGCCTTCGGCACGAAGATCCTCTTCACCCGCGAGGGAGGCTCGGGCCCCGCCGCCGACCTCCAGGACGTGCTCGGCGCACCCGTCCTCTTCCTCGGTATCTCCGTACCGTCCGACGGCTGGCACGGCCCCGACGAGAAGGTCGAACTCGACCTCCTCCTCAAGGGCGTGGAGACCGCCGCCCATCTGTGGAGCGAACTGGCCGACGCACTCCGCTGA